The genomic window CCTGGCAGTTGCTCACGAACTTGTAAAAAGGCTCGGTATAGATGATACAGAGCGCTTTTATTTCGGGCACGTCCTGCCTGATATGATCCTCGGCGAGTATGAATACCGCCTTAAGACAAAGAAAGCCACCCACTTTTATACGCTCCTGCCAAACGGCCGCAAGACCTATGATTTTTTGCGGTTTTATGATGAGTATAGGGATAAGCTCGGCGATATGCTCTATCTCGGCTACTATGTCCATCTGATAGAGGATAATATCTTCCGCCAGTACCTTTACTATAAGGTCGGCCTGCTCTACAGGCGTGGGCAGAAAGAGCTGCTCGATGAGCTTTATGCCGATTATCACCTGCTGAATCCGCTCCTCAGAGAGCGATATGATATCACCCTGCCGGCAGTGCCGGAGGGTATTGAGAGCGAGCCTGTGTTTAAACGCTTTGAGTTTATGATGAGCGACTGGCTTGATGATATGAAAAGCGACCTCACGGAACACCCTGACGGCGAGCTTCTGCACTTTACAAAAGAGCTTATATTTGAGTTTATAGACGAGTGCGCAGATGTCATAACCAAAGAGGTCAAAGCACTTGGCAGGGGAGAGCACTTCCTCACATTAGATGATTATTCGATAGAGAACTATAACTCTACTAAAGATAATAAAGGAGAATAAGAGCATGAATATCCAGACAACACGAGTAACAGAGCTTTTAGGCATCAAGTACCCGATAATCCAGGGCGGTATGGCATGGATAGCAGAGCATACGCTCGCATCTGCCGTGTCAAATGCAGGCGGCCTCGGCCTTATAGCAGGCGGCAGCGCACCGATAGACTATCTCCGTGAGCAGATAAGGCTCACAAAGGCAGCAGTCGGCGATAAGCCCTTCGGCGTGAATATAATGCTCATGTCACCCAATGCAGAAGACCTCGCACAGCTCGTTATCGACGAGGGCGTTCCGGTAGTCACAACAGGTGCAGGCAACCCCGGCAAGTTCATGGCTGCATGGAAGGAAGCAGGCATCAAGGTGATACCCGTTATCCCCTCAGTAGCTCTTGCAAAGAGAATGGAGCGTGCAGGCGCAGACGCTGTAGTTGCAGAGGGCACAGAGAGCGGCGGCCATATCGGCGAGAATACCACAATGTGCCTTGTTCCGCAGGTCGTAGATGCTCTTGAGATACCCGTTATCGCAGCAGGCGGTATAGCAGACGGCAGAGGTATAGCCGCTGCATTCATGCTCGGCGCAGAGGGCGTTCAGCTCGGCACAAGGTTCTTGGCAGCCGATGAATGCCAGATACACCCCACATATAAAGAGCTCGTAGTAGGTGCAAAAGACACCGACAGTATAGTAACAGGCAGAACGACAGGCCACCCCTGCCGCAATGTCAAGACAAAGTTCTCAAAGCGCCTCGCAAGCGGTGAAATGAACGGCACTCTTACCCCCGATGAGTTTGAAAAGATAACCCTCGGGTCTTTAAGAAAGGCTGTTCAGGACGGCAATCTGGAGGAGGGCTCCTTCCTTTGCGGCGCTATAGCAGGCCTTGTTAAAAAGACCGAGCCTGCTAAGGATATGATAGAGGAAATGTTCACTCAGGCTCAGGAGATTCTCGCTAAGTGAGCGAGCAGCCTGCTGCAAAAAAGCGCATACGCCTGACCAAAGTGCATATCATCGCCCTTGCGGTGATAGCTATGCTGAGTGCATTGTGGTATGTGCTTCTGGGCGACTTAAAGCTGCTTTTGGTTTCGACTATACTTTTCTGCTTGTGGGGCTTTTCAAAGAAGTCGGGCAGGAATGTTATCCTGCTGATACTTGCAACGGCTATGACACTGTGGCTCGGTCTCGGCATAGCGCCCCTTTCGGTAAGCTCTCAGACCCTTTGGAAATATCCCTTTCAGAGGGCATACATAGGGCTTTATCAAAACATAGCGGAGCCCGATTGGTTCCCGGATTTTGCAGGTGATGTAAAGGGCGGCTATGAATTTGACTATATGGCATCTATGCTGCAGGGCACAGGCCATTACAGCGTGTATTTTGAGACTGACGGGGAGACTGTCAAGCGCTATGTGCAAGACTTCTCAAAGCAGGCGAAATACAGCTTTACCTTTGCAGAATATGCCGCTTCCAAAAGAACGTCAGACGCTCCGGCAGGCACAAAGCAAGAGCAAAAAAACAGCATCGGCGATATATCAATGTATGTCGGCTCAAGATATGACGGCTGCTCATCGGCTGATGTTCAGGTATATGTGCTCGAAACGAACTTTGACTTCAACCACCCCCATACCTCGGCGGTGATGATAGATAAAAATAACAACACAGTGTTTCTTTCACGGCTCGGATAATTATAAAGGAGAAGACTTATGAAAAAACTCAGCATTATCACAGCATCCGTCCTTGCGGCGGCAGCAGTTCTCACAGGCTGTAACGATTCATCATCAAGTGTTACGAGCGTTGACAGCAGCGCTGAGATAAAGCTCGACACAGGCTCTGCCGCAGACAGCAGCAGCGAGGAGGAAACAGCTCCTACATATAAGAGCATAAAGCTCATGACCTGCGGCGACTCGATAACCGACGGCTTTTGGCTAGAGGGCGGCTACAGGAAGTTCCTCTGCGACAAGCTGGAGGAGAACGGGCTCTCGCAGTATGTTGACTTCGTGGGCAGCAAAAAGGGCGGCGAGTGCTATGATAACGAGCACGAGGGCTACACAGGCTGGTCGATAGACAGGATAGAGGAGTCGATAACAGGCTCACGCATGGGCGTTTCAAACATTCTGCCAAAGAGGATAGAGAAGTTCCAGCCTGATGTGGTAACGCTTATGATAGGCACGAACGATATTCTCTCAAACTATGAGCTCGACACGGCGGGCGACAGGCTCTCGGCACTCATAGATGCTATGCTTGAAAAAATGCCCGAGGGCTCGGTGCTTTTCCTTGCCACCCTGCCTGATATGGACGCCACGAACAACACATATATCGACAAGGACACCTTCACGGTAGAGTATATGGATAAATGCATATCCGATTACAACTACATGGTAAAGGGACTTGTTGACAAGAAAAAGCAGGAGGGCAAGAACATAAGGCTCGCAGACGTGAGCACAGTTTTGGTCAAGTCAGACCTCTACGACGGCGTTCACCCGAGCGAGGAGGGCTATAAGAAGCTCGCCGATTTCTGGTATGATACTATCACAGCATATATGGCTGAATAACAGACTATTCGACAAAAAGAAAAAACGGAGGAAAAAATCATGGCAACAGCACTTATAACAGGCTCGGCAAGAGGTATCGGTGCGGCAATAGCACTCAGACTTGCCAAGGACGGCTACGACATCGCTCTTAACGACATCAGCGAAAAGAGCTTTGAGGATAACGACATCGTTGAAAAGATAAAGGCAACAGGTGTCGAGTGCGAGGTCTTCATCTGCGACGTATCCAACTTTGAGCAGGTGGAAAAGACAGTCAAGGACGTAAAGGAGCGCTTCGGCAGCATCGACGTGCTGGTAAACAACGCCGGCATCACCCGTGACGGCCTTCTTGCAAGAATGAGCGAGGAGCAGTACGACACAGTCATCGCTGTAAACCAGAAGAGCGTGTTCAATATGTGCCGTTTCGCAGGCGCTGTTATGATGCGTCAGAAGTCGGGCAGGATAATCAATCTTGCATCAGTTGCAGGCCTTTACGGCAACCCCGGCCAGATGAACTATTCAGCAACAAAGGCTGCTATCATCGGCATGACAAAGACAGTAGCCAAGGAGCTCGGCTCCCGTGGGATAACCTGCAACGCAGTTGCCCCCGGCTTTATAAAGACCCCCATGACCGACAAGCTCACAGATGAGCAGAAGGCTGCTATGCTTAACCAGATAGCTATGAAGCGCTTTGGTGAGGTAGACGATATAGCAGGTGTTGTTTCCTTCCTTGCATCCAAGGATGCAGCTTATGTGACCGGCCAGGTCATCGAGATATCCGGCGGAATAATGATGTAGTCGCTTAATGCCTTCGGCATCAAGCACTAAGTTTCGTTTCGGCTTTGAAAAGCCGATCTCGCAAAGCGAGACCACGGAACCTGCCGCAGCAGACAAAGGGCACCTGCGGCATTAAGCATCAAACAAAACTAAAAGATTATAAATACTTATTAAGGAGCACTATATATGAGCAGAAGAGTAGTTATAACAGGAATGGGCACAGTAAATCCCCTCGGCAAGAACGTTGAGGAATACTGGGAGAATATCAAGGCAAACAAGCTGGGCGTTTCCTACATCGACCAGTTCGATACATCTGATTTCCCCGTAAAGATAGTTGGCGCTGTCAAGGACTTTGACCCGAGCGAATACATCGACAAGAAGGAAGCCAAGAGACTTGACCGCTTTACTCAGTTTGCAACAGTTGCAGCAAAGCAGGCGCTCGCTCAGGCAGGAACTGACTTTTCCGACATAGTTCCTTTCCGTGCAGGCGTTATAATAGGCGTAGGCATCGGCGGCCTTAACATGACAGAGGCCGAGGTGACAAAGTTCAACGAGAAGCCCGATAAGGTATCGGTGTTCTTTATCCCTATGATGATAGGCAATATGGCAGCAGGCACAGTTGCTATGCAGACAGGCTTCAAGGGAGATAATTTCTGCACCACGACTGCCTGTGCATCGGCTACTCACGCAATAGGCGAGGCTTTCCGCAAGATAAAGGACGGCTACCTCGATGTAGCTCTCTGCGGCGGTTCCGAAGCCTGCATTTCACGCTTTGCATTAAGCGGCTTTAACAATATGAAGGCTCTTTCCCGTGCCGAGAAGCTGGAGGAGGCTTCCACTCCGTTTGACCTGAACCGTCAGGGCTTTGTGCTCGGCGAGGGCGCAGGCGTTCTCTGCCTGGAGGAGTACGAGCACGCAAAAGCAAGGGGCGCAAACATCATCGCTGAGATAGCAGGCTACGGCGCAACAGGCGATGCTTACCACATGACAAGCCCCTCACCCACAGGCGAGGCTGCTGCATACGCTATGAAGTGTGCATACGAGGAAGCAGGCCTTAAGCCGGAGGAGGTAAACTACATAAACGCTCACGGCACATCTACAGGCCTTAATGACAAGTACGAGACAACAGCTATCAAGCTCGCTCTCGGTGAGGAGGCTGCAAGAAAGACAGTCATCAACTCCACCAAGAGCATGATAGGCCACCTGCTCGGCGCTGCCGGCGGTGTTGAGGCTATAGTCACAGCTCTTTCGGTAAAGGAAGGCTTTATCCACAGGACTCTCGGCTACAAGACCCCCGACCCCGAGTGTGACCTCGACTATGCAACAGATGCAAACAGACACGTCGATATCAAGGGTGCGCTCTCAAACTCCCTCGGCTTCGGCGGCCACAATGCAACTATCTGCATCAAGAAATACGAGGGCTGATTTTATAGAACAAGTGTTCCACGTAGAACATTCATTAAAATATACGTAAATACAAGGAGAAAAGCTATATGGCAAAGTTTGATCTTGATTTTACATTCGAGAATATCGAAAAGCTCGCAGATCTTGTAAACGGCAAGGAGCTTTCGGAAATAGCAATTGAAGACCAGAACGGCAACAAGCTGACTATCAAGGGCAAGAAATGTCCTCCGCCCCCTCCGCCGATGCCGCCTATGGGTATGCCGGCTGTTCAGGGCGTTATGCCCGCACCGCAGGCAGCTCCTGCTGATGTGAAGGCCGCAGCTCCCACAGTATCCGGCAAGGAAGCTAAGGCACCTATCGTCGGCACATTCTATGCCTCTCCCTCGCCTGATTCGGCACCGTTCGTTTCGGTGGGCGACAAGGTTAAGAAGGGTGATGTTATCTACATCATCGAGAGCATGAAGGTAATGAGCGAGATAACCTCCGATTTTGACGGCGTAGTCAAGGAGATACTCGTTTCAAACGGCGACAGCGTTGAGTTTGACCAGACGGTCATGATAATCGGGTAAAACCGATCATCACAGGTAACAGGTTACAGGTAACAGGTAACAGGTGAGGTATCCGCCTTTGGCGGATAATATGCCCGTTCGGGCGTTATATAAGAGAGGTTTTTATTATGGCAGTAGTTCTTGACAAGGAGCAGATAAAGGAAATAATCCCGCACAGAGACCCGTTTTTACTGATAGACGAGGTAAACGAGCTCGAAGTCGGCAAAAGGGTAAAGGCAACAAAATACATAAAGGCTGAGGATTTCTGGTTCAAGGGGCATTTCCCTGAGTACCCCGTTACTCCCGGCGTGCTCATGGTAGAGATGTGCGCTCAGGCAGGTGCGGTTGCACTGCTTGCTATGGACGAGAACAAGGGCAAGATAGGCTTTTTCGGCGGCATCAACAACTGCAAGTTCCGCAGGCAGGTAGTGCCGGGTGACAAGCTCGACATCGAGGTCGAGATAATCAAGGTAAAGGGACCTATCGGTGTCGGCAAGGCAGTAGCCTCTGTTGACGGCCAGAAGGCAGTTTCGGCGGAGATAACATTTGCGATAAAGTGATTCTTACTGTAAAGGTGAAGGAATAGTATGTTTAAGAAAGTTTTGATAGCGAACCGTGGAGAGATAGCTGTGCGCATAATCCGTGCGTGCAGAGAGTTAGGGCTGCACACTGTGGCCGTTTATTCGACTGCCGACAAGGGTGCGCTCCATGCACAGATAGCTGACGAGGCTGTATGCATAGGCTCTGCCCCTGCAAAGGACAGCTACCTCAATATGAAGGCTCTCATTGCGGCCTGCGAGGTGACAGGCGCTGATGCTATACACCCGGGCTTCGGATTTCTTTCCGAGAATGCGCAGTTTGCAAGATACTGCGAAAAGTGCGGCATAACCTTCATAGGCCCCCGTGCTCAGGCGATTGAGATGCTTGGCGACAAGGCTCAGGCAAAGGAGACTATGAAAAGCGCAGGCGTGCCGGTCATCAACGGCTCTGACGGTGCTGTGAAAAACGAGTTCTACGCACACGACCTTGCAAAGAGGATAGGCTACCCCGTTATGATAAAGGCATCAGCAGGCGGCGGCGGCAAGGGCATCAGGATAGTACACAGCGAGGCCGAGCTTGATGAGCAGATGAAGGTCGCAAAGACCGAGGCGC from Ruminococcus sp. NK3A76 includes these protein-coding regions:
- the fabK gene encoding enoyl-[acyl-carrier-protein] reductase FabK, with translation MNIQTTRVTELLGIKYPIIQGGMAWIAEHTLASAVSNAGGLGLIAGGSAPIDYLREQIRLTKAAVGDKPFGVNIMLMSPNAEDLAQLVIDEGVPVVTTGAGNPGKFMAAWKEAGIKVIPVIPSVALAKRMERAGADAVVAEGTESGGHIGENTTMCLVPQVVDALEIPVIAAGGIADGRGIAAAFMLGAEGVQLGTRFLAADECQIHPTYKELVVGAKDTDSIVTGRTTGHPCRNVKTKFSKRLASGEMNGTLTPDEFEKITLGSLRKAVQDGNLEEGSFLCGAIAGLVKKTEPAKDMIEEMFTQAQEILAK
- the fabZ gene encoding 3-hydroxyacyl-ACP dehydratase FabZ, which encodes MAVVLDKEQIKEIIPHRDPFLLIDEVNELEVGKRVKATKYIKAEDFWFKGHFPEYPVTPGVLMVEMCAQAGAVALLAMDENKGKIGFFGGINNCKFRRQVVPGDKLDIEVEIIKVKGPIGVGKAVASVDGQKAVSAEITFAIK
- a CDS encoding biotin/lipoyl-containing protein, with the protein product MAKFDLDFTFENIEKLADLVNGKELSEIAIEDQNGNKLTIKGKKCPPPPPPMPPMGMPAVQGVMPAPQAAPADVKAAAPTVSGKEAKAPIVGTFYASPSPDSAPFVSVGDKVKKGDVIYIIESMKVMSEITSDFDGVVKEILVSNGDSVEFDQTVMIIG
- a CDS encoding SGNH/GDSL hydrolase family protein, which gives rise to MKKLSIITASVLAAAAVLTGCNDSSSSVTSVDSSAEIKLDTGSAADSSSEEETAPTYKSIKLMTCGDSITDGFWLEGGYRKFLCDKLEENGLSQYVDFVGSKKGGECYDNEHEGYTGWSIDRIEESITGSRMGVSNILPKRIEKFQPDVVTLMIGTNDILSNYELDTAGDRLSALIDAMLEKMPEGSVLFLATLPDMDATNNTYIDKDTFTVEYMDKCISDYNYMVKGLVDKKKQEGKNIRLADVSTVLVKSDLYDGVHPSEEGYKKLADFWYDTITAYMAE
- the fabG gene encoding 3-oxoacyl-[acyl-carrier-protein] reductase, translated to MATALITGSARGIGAAIALRLAKDGYDIALNDISEKSFEDNDIVEKIKATGVECEVFICDVSNFEQVEKTVKDVKERFGSIDVLVNNAGITRDGLLARMSEEQYDTVIAVNQKSVFNMCRFAGAVMMRQKSGRIINLASVAGLYGNPGQMNYSATKAAIIGMTKTVAKELGSRGITCNAVAPGFIKTPMTDKLTDEQKAAMLNQIAMKRFGEVDDIAGVVSFLASKDAAYVTGQVIEISGGIMM
- the fabF gene encoding beta-ketoacyl-ACP synthase II; translation: MSRRVVITGMGTVNPLGKNVEEYWENIKANKLGVSYIDQFDTSDFPVKIVGAVKDFDPSEYIDKKEAKRLDRFTQFATVAAKQALAQAGTDFSDIVPFRAGVIIGVGIGGLNMTEAEVTKFNEKPDKVSVFFIPMMIGNMAAGTVAMQTGFKGDNFCTTTACASATHAIGEAFRKIKDGYLDVALCGGSEACISRFALSGFNNMKALSRAEKLEEASTPFDLNRQGFVLGEGAGVLCLEEYEHAKARGANIIAEIAGYGATGDAYHMTSPSPTGEAAAYAMKCAYEEAGLKPEEVNYINAHGTSTGLNDKYETTAIKLALGEEAARKTVINSTKSMIGHLLGAAGGVEAIVTALSVKEGFIHRTLGYKTPDPECDLDYATDANRHVDIKGALSNSLGFGGHNATICIKKYEG